From a single Sorghum bicolor cultivar BTx623 chromosome 5, Sorghum_bicolor_NCBIv3, whole genome shotgun sequence genomic region:
- the LOC8074305 gene encoding probable NAD kinase 2, chloroplastic: protein MLDVCAPHGPVKILPAASVGGVRVAWVAGRWWWRSAARHGVAARASSSFGSRIGLDSQNFHTRDLSQLLWIGPVPGDIAEIEAYCRIFRAAEQLHTAVMSALCDPETGECPVRYDVESEDLPVLEDKVAAVLGCMLALLNRGRNEVLSGRSGVASAFQGSEDTSDRIPPLALFRGDMKRCCESMQVALASYLAPSEPRGLDVWRKMQRLKNACYDAGFPRPDGYPCPTLFANWFPVYLSIVSDDSGTDELEVAFWRGGQVSEEGLAWLLQKGFKTIVDLREEDVKDDLYLSAVQEAVSSGKIEVVNMPVEIGTAPSAEQVQQFAALVSDGARKPIYLHSKEGVSRTSAMVSRWKQYVTRSERLAVQNHSLNGNGKVLTSYKTMQHTDSSSSSTNGTENGTITESDRTMNNGESCEIDIETARHNLEVTNALPNDQSTQQGEMPGTGAELLSNFKLESNPLKAQFPTCDVFSRKEMTKFFRSKKVYPKSVLNSRRRSSSLLVSRRKQNLIVERNGTIDYEAAEFAVLESSNGKSFDNDYILSVASGITNGKPSNNGASSLIEEKEREVSVATVDTRASASSSNGKVQVGSQKSAAKNGTPYLERNKSDNVDGNMCASSTGVVRLQSRRKAEMFLVRTDGFSCTREKVTESSLAFTHPSTQQQMLMWKSPPKTVLLLKKLGDELMEEAKEVASFLHHQEKMNVLVEPDVHDTFARIPGYGFVQTFYSQDTSDLHERVDFVTCLGGDGLILHASNLFRTSVPPVVSFNLGSLGFLTSHNFEGFRQDLRDLIHGNNTLGVYITLRMRLRCEIFRKGKAMPGKVFDVLNEVVVDRGSNPYLSKIECYEHNHLITKVQADGVIVATPTGSTAYSTAAGGSMVHPNVPCMLFTPICPHSLSFRPVILPDSARLELKIPDEARSNAWVSFDGKRRQQLSRGDSVRISMSQHPLPTVNKSDQTGDWFRSLIRCLNWNERLDQKAL from the exons ATGCTCGACGTCTGTGCGCCGCACGGGCCCGTCAAGATCCTCCCGGCTGCGTCTGTCGGCGGGGTGCGAGTCGCCTGGGTCGCCGGCAGGTGGTGGTGGCGATCGGCGGCGCGCCATGGCGTCGCCGCGCGGGCGTCGTCGTCCTTCGGTTCCCGGATCGGGCTCGATTCCCAG AATTTTCACACAAGGGACCTGTCCCAGTTGTTGTGGATCGGTCCGGTGCCCGGTGACATCGCGGAGATTGAGGCCTACTGCCGCATATTTCGTGCTGCCGAGCAGCTGCACACCGCGGTCATGTCAGCACTATGTGATCCAGAGACAGGAGAGTGTCCTGTGCGCTATGATGTGGAATCTGAGGATCTGCCAGTCCTGGAAGACAAGGTCGCTGCCGTCCTTGGCTGCATGCTGGCATTGCTGAACCGGGGAAGGAATGAGGTGCTCTCAGGGAGGTCGGGTGTTGCAAGTGCCTTCCAGGGATCTGAGGACACCTCTGATAGGATCCCACCGCTCGCCTTGTTCCGAGGAGACATGAAGCGTTGCTGTGAGAGTATGCAGGTGGCGCTTGCCAGCTACCTTGCACCGAGTGAGCCCAGGGGATTGGATGTATGGAGGAAGATGCAGAGGTTGAAGAACGCTTGTTACGATGCAGGTTTCCCAAGGCCTGATGGTTATCCATGTCCGACATTATTTGCAAATTGGTTTCCGGTGTACCTTTCAATTGTGTCAGATGATTCAGGAACAGATGAGCTAGAGGTAGCATTTTGGAGGGGAGGGCAAGTCAGTGAGGAGGGACTGGCATGGCTACTACAAAAGGGATTCAAAACTATTGTTGATCTCCGGGAAGAAGatgttaaagatgatttgtacctTTCAGCAGTTCAGGAAGCTGTCTCATCTGGGAAGATAGAGGTGGTGAATATGCCAGTTGAGATTGGAACTGCACCATCAGCTGAACAGGTTCAGCAATTTGCAGCTCTTGTGTCAGATGGCGCAAGGAAGCCCATTTATCTCCATAGCAAAGAAGGTGTTTCTAGGACGTCTGCAATGGTCTCAAGATGGAAACAGTATGTTACTCGTTCAGAGAGATTGGCTGTCCAAAATCACTCTCTAAATGGGAATGGTAAGGTCCTGACAAGTTACAAGACCATGCAGCACACGGACAGCTCAAGTTCCTCTACAAATGGAACTGAAAATGGTACGATAACAGAATCTGATAGGACCATGAACAATGGAGAATCATGTGAGATAGACATAGAGACAGCTCGTCATAATCTGGAGGTCACTAATGCCCTTCCCAATGATCAAAGCACTCAACAAGGCGAAATGCCTGGCACTGGGGCAGAACTCTTGTCAAACTTTAAACTGGAGAGTAACCCCCTTAAAGCACAATTTCCTACTTGCGATGTTTTCTCTAGAAAAGAGATGACCAAGTTTTTTAGAAGCAAAAAGGTTTATCCAAAATCTGTTCTGAATTCTAGGAGACGATCAAGTAGCTTGCTGGTCTCAAGGAGAAAACAAAATCTCATCGTGGAGCGTAATGGAACCATTGACTATGAAGCAGCAGAGTTTGCAGTTCTGGAAAGTTCAAATGGGAAATCATTTGACAATGATTATATTCTATCAGTTGCTTCAGGTATCACTAATGGAAAACCTTCCAACAATGGAGCCTCCTCATTAATTGAGGAAAAGGAAAGGGAAGTTTCAGTCGCTACTGTTGATACTAGAGCATCTGCCAGCAGTTCTAATGGAAAGGTTCAGGTTGGATCTCAAAAATCTGCTGCAAAGAATGGTACCCCTTATCTTGAGAGAAACAAATCAGATAATGTTGATGGAAATATGTGTGCATCTTCAACTGGTGTCGTTAGACTCCAGTCGAGAAGAAAAGCAGAGATGTTTCTAGTACGTACTGATGGATTTTCTTGTACTAGAGAAAAAGTAACAGAATCATCTTTGGCTTTTACGCATCCGAGTACCCAGCAACAGATGCTTATGTGGAAATCACCTCCAAAGACTGTCTTACTTTTGAAGAAATTAGGCGATGAGCTCATGGAAGAAGCTAAAGAG GTTGCTTCATTTTTGCATCATCAAGAAAAGATGAATGTTCTTGTGGAACCTGATGTTCATGATACATTTGCTAGAATTCCAGGTTATGGTTTTGTGCAAACCTTCTATTCTCAAGATACCAG TGACCTTCATGAGCGAGTTGATTTTGTTACATGCTTGGGTGGTGATGGACTCATTTTGCATGCATCAAACTTATTTAGAACTTCTGTACCACCTGTTGTCTCCTTCAATCTCGGATCTCTTGGGTTCTTAACTTCACATAAT TTCGAAGGTTTCAGACAAGATTTGAGAGATTTAATCCATGGGAACAACACACTTGGAGTTTATATAACCCTTAGAATGCGTCTAAGATGTGAGATCTTTCGCAAAGGAAAAGCAATGCCTGGTAAAGTGTTTGATGTGCTGAATGAAGTTGTTGTTGATCGAGGTTCCAATCCATACCTATCAAAAATTGAGTGTTATGAGCATAACCACCTTATCACTAAG GTGCAAGCTGATGGGGTGATAGTTGCTACACCAACTGGCAGCACAGCATATTCTACTGCAGCAGGGGGATCAATG GTTCATCCAAATGTCCCATGCATGCTGTTTACTCCAATCTGCCCTCACTCACTGTCATTTAGACCTGTCATCCTTCCGGATTCTGCCCGGCTTGAATTAAAG ATACCAGATGAGGCAAGAAGCAATGCATGGGTTTCATTTGATGGCAAAAGGAGGCAGCAACTGTCAAGAGGAGACTCTGTTCGAATATCCATGAGTCAGCACCCACTCCCAACTGTTAATAAATCTGACCAAACGGGTGATTGGTTCCGCAGCCTGATCAGGTGCCTCAACTGGAACGAGAGATTGGACCAGAAGGCACTATAG
- the LOC8074306 gene encoding DNA topoisomerase 2-binding protein 1 isoform X2 → MTPSYSSGPAGPAVGRRAATFAGASVFLSRSLVAPEVFDAVHDALRLNGAEVLLCANPNRTGPLDYHVISSSSHERFADLRAKGCNLLGPQCILSCAKERRFLPKQSYTCCLAMDGVKTLCSGFEKSEKVRIEELVTAMGGHLLTRHSMDVDFVIVKDVTVAKYKWALNILKKPIVTMKWLEQCWIEHRVVPHEPYRILPFTGLNICLTKLDPGERKELEKMVVQNGGQFSPCLTRKCTHLVANKPGGDKYVVAQKWGNIHIVNPRWVEQSVARRACQDESSYLVCQSSSAFSGSKSSFKEQQNPEISSASASFQPVPATSVDDSVSMSQYLPASFGDAARISIATPSVQETNEMQVDSRVAEDSEPENDDLYLSNCRIALVGFEEKELLRLVMMIRNGGGSRHILLSEKLTHIVIGTPSDDEKKEVRCLAAWGVINIVKVTWLEDCNRAKKEVKVSPMHIATELLLKGFSQVSMENSADTRETKVGKSSGGIFHVPTVNDLHDKHHEKDVSSERKPKRGKHENSISKTRSAARAAKLSQQNGVVNVSEHQPQYQVTSTMNSGSSRSNIFKGRTFSFSNSFSHDKRPEVVDWVRDGGGVMVDDIQSTAVDFIIECHGQNSLPCDFSHSTVVSTQWIRSCLEENCLQDVGSHPIFSPLRCRIPFPGFESFQFCISQYEEKERQLLKNLCFLLGAKFTEKAYKRVTHLICKFASGPKYEVYTKRGTPTITSEWLYECVKQDKLLPVEHFQPKPITSQDQDANACTISQYSTQATRFGSSEVLSDCQVTTNNATHNSVNEETTMPAVSRKRRISVPVKVNDTCGNIGRSEKHLENSSGPDVADAIEVLSSKIQDVQSPRSIFEPDNSVVQEQKDTHSFGISRSWLNMQPTQDNTPGTKVKNLNSAPVPSPAPITYYPFSETQTESQIVGYEEDLTGMQKIIDRVRSQSINVTPSSEIP, encoded by the exons ATGACGCCGTCCTACAGCTCCGGCCCCGCGGGGCCCGCCGTGGGGCGGAGGGCGGCGACCTTCGCCGGCGCGAGCGTGTTCCTGTCGCGGAGTCTGGTCGCCCCCGAGGTGTTCGACGCCGTGCACGACGCGCTCCGCCTCAACGGCGCCGAGGTCCTCCTCTGCGCCAACCCGAACCGCACGGGGCCGCTCGACTACCACGTCATCTCATCCTCCTCCCAC GAGAGGTTCGCCGATCTACGGGCCAAAGGCTGCAATTTGCTAG GACCACAGTGCATTCTTTCCTGTGCTAAAGAACGTCGCTTTCTACCTAAACAAAGTTATACTTGTTGCCTTGCAATGGATGGGGTTAAAACACTTTGTTCAGGCTTTGAAAAGTCGGAGAAG GTTAGGATTGAAGAACTAGTGACAGCCATGGGAGGTCATTTGCTAACCAGACATTCCATGGATGTGGATTTTGTAATTGTGAAGGATGTCACAGTTGCCAAATATAAA TGGGCTCTGAATATTTTGAAGAAGCCCATTGTCACCATGAAGTGGTTAGAGCAATGCTGGATTGAACATCGTGTTGTGCCTCATGAACCTTACAGGATTCTTCCCTTTACTGGGTTGAATATCTGTCTCACTAAACTGGATCCAG GTGAAAGGAAGGAATTGGAGAAAATGGTAGTGCAGAATGGCGGCCAGTTTTCTCCCTGTCTCACACGGAAGTGCACCCATTTAGTCGCAAAT AAACCTGGAGGTGACAAATATGTCGTGGCCCAAAAATGGGGCAATATCCACATTGTGAATCCAAGATGGGTTGAACAATCTGTTGCTCGAAGAG CTTGTCAAGATGAAAGTAGCTACCTCGTTTGTCAGAGTTCATCTGCTTTTAGTGGTTCAAAGAGTTCCTTTAAGGAGCAACAAAATCCAGAGATCAGTAGCGCAAGCGCAAGCTTTCAACCTGTTCCAGCAACATCAGTTGATGATTCAGTATCAATGTCACAATATTTGCCTGCTTCATTTGGTGATGCTGCACGGATCAGCATTGCCACACCTAGTGTCCAAGAGACAAATGAGATGCAAGTTGATAGTCGTGTTGCTGAGGACTCAGAGCCGGAAAATGATGATCTATATTTATCAAATTGCCGAATTGCTCTGGTGGGTTTTGAAGAGAAAGAGTTGTTAAGGCTCGTCATGATGATACGCAATGGAGGTGGATCCCGGCATATTTTGCTAAGTGAGAAGCTTACTCATATTGTTATTGGTACACCTTCAGATGA TGAAAAAAAGGAGGTAAGATGTCTGGCTGCATGGGGTGTAATAAATATAGTGAAAGTAACATGGTTAGAAGACTGCAATAGAGCAAAAAAGGAagtgaaagtatccccaatgcaTATAGCTACTGAGCTCCTCTTGAAGG GATTTTCACAAGTGAGCATGGAAAATTCTGCCGATACACGGGAAACTAAGGTTGGCAAAAGCTCAGGTGGGATTTTTCATGTTCCAACTGTCAATGACTTACATGACAAACATCACGAAAAAGATGTGTCATCTGAAAGAAAACCAAAAAGAGGCAAACATGAAAACAGTATAAGTAAAACCCGATCAGCAGCCAGGGCTGCAAAATTAAGTCAACAGAATGGAGTGGTCAATGTTAGTGAGCACCAGCCCCAATATCAAGTGACATCCACAATGAATTCTGGAAGCAGCAGATCAAATATATTCAAAGGGAGAACATTCAGTTTCTCAAATTCATTTTCTCATGACAAG AGACCTGAGGTTGTTGATTGGGTCAGAGATGGTGGAGGCGTTATGGTGGATGACATACAATCAACTGCTGTGGATTTCATAATTGAGTGCCATGGACAAAACAGCTTGCCTTGTGACTTCTCTCATTCCACTGTTGTTTCAACTCAGTGGATAAGATCATGTTTGGAG GAGAACTGCTTACAAGATGTCGGGAGTCATCCTATCTTCTCTCCTTTGCGCTGTCGCATCCCGTTCCCAGGATTCGAAAGCTTCCAATTCTGTATTTCACAATATGAAGAGAAAGAAAGACAGCTGCTGAAGAACTTGTGCTTTCTACTGGGCGCTAAGTTTACAGAAAAAGCATATAAGAGAGTAACCCATCTCATCTGCAAGTTTGCAAGTGGTCCTAAGTATGAGGTTTACACCAAAAGAGGAACTCCAACCATTACTTCCGAGTGGCTCTATGAGTGTGTAAAACAG GATAAACTTCTCCCTGTTGAGCACTTTCAGCCGAAACCAATTACATCACAGGATCAAGATGCTAATGCGTGCACTATCAGCCAATATTCCACACAGGCAACCAGATTTGGTTCCTCTGAGGTGCTTAGTGATTGTCAAGTAACAACAAACAATGCAACACACAATTCTG TTAATGAAGAAACAACTATGCCTGCTGTTAGTAGAAAGAGAAGAATATCTGTTCCTGTCAAGGTTAATGATACGTGCGGAAATATCGGAAGATCTGAGAAACACCTCGAGAATAGCTCTGGCCCTGATGTCGCAGATGCCATAGAGGTTCTATCATCGAAG ATTCAGGACGTGCAATCTCCCAGGAGC ATATTTGAACCTGACAATTCTGTTGTTCAAGAGCAGAAAGATACACACTCCTTTGGCATTTCAAGGAGCTGGTTGAACAT gCAACCGACGCAAGACAACACCCCTGGCACAAAGGTTAAAAACTTAAACTCCGCACCAGTCCCCTCCCCAGCTCCCATTACTTACTACCCTTTCAGTGAGACGCAGACAGAATCTCAG ATCGTTGGATACGAAGAAGATTTAACAGGCATGCAGAAGATCATAGACAGGGTTCGGTCTCAGAGCATTAATGTGACTCCGTCGAGTGAGATTCCTTAG
- the LOC8074306 gene encoding DNA topoisomerase 2-binding protein 1 isoform X1: MTPSYSSGPAGPAVGRRAATFAGASVFLSRSLVAPEVFDAVHDALRLNGAEVLLCANPNRTGPLDYHVISSSSHERFADLRAKGCNLLGPQCILSCAKERRFLPKQSYTCCLAMDGVKTLCSGFEKSEKVRIEELVTAMGGHLLTRHSMDVDFVIVKDVTVAKYKWALNILKKPIVTMKWLEQCWIEHRVVPHEPYRILPFTGLNICLTKLDPGERKELEKMVVQNGGQFSPCLTRKCTHLVANKPGGDKYVVAQKWGNIHIVNPRWVEQSVARRACQDESSYLVCQSSSAFSGSKSSFKEQQNPEISSASASFQPVPATSVDDSVSMSQYLPASFGDAARISIATPSVQETNEMQVDSRVAEDSEPENDDLYLSNCRIALVGFEEKELLRLVMMIRNGGGSRHILLSEKLTHIVIGTPSDDEKKEVRCLAAWGVINIVKVTWLEDCNRAKKEVKVSPMHIATELLLKGFSQVSMENSADTRETKVGKSSGGIFHVPTVNDLHDKHHEKDVSSERKPKRGKHENSISKTRSAARAAKLSQQNGVVNVSEHQPQYQVTSTMNSGSSRSNIFKGRTFSFSNSFSHDKRPEVVDWVRDGGGVMVDDIQSTAVDFIIECHGQNSLPCDFSHSTVVSTQWIRSCLEENCLQDVGSHPIFSPLRCRIPFPGFESFQFCISQYEEKERQLLKNLCFLLGAKFTEKAYKRVTHLICKFASGPKYEVYTKRGTPTITSEWLYECVKQDKLLPVEHFQPKPITSQDQDANACTISQYSTQATRFGSSEVLSDCQVTTNNATHNSAGAGISAVNEETTMPAVSRKRRISVPVKVNDTCGNIGRSEKHLENSSGPDVADAIEVLSSKIQDVQSPRSIFEPDNSVVQEQKDTHSFGISRSWLNMQPTQDNTPGTKVKNLNSAPVPSPAPITYYPFSETQTESQIVGYEEDLTGMQKIIDRVRSQSINVTPSSEIP, encoded by the exons ATGACGCCGTCCTACAGCTCCGGCCCCGCGGGGCCCGCCGTGGGGCGGAGGGCGGCGACCTTCGCCGGCGCGAGCGTGTTCCTGTCGCGGAGTCTGGTCGCCCCCGAGGTGTTCGACGCCGTGCACGACGCGCTCCGCCTCAACGGCGCCGAGGTCCTCCTCTGCGCCAACCCGAACCGCACGGGGCCGCTCGACTACCACGTCATCTCATCCTCCTCCCAC GAGAGGTTCGCCGATCTACGGGCCAAAGGCTGCAATTTGCTAG GACCACAGTGCATTCTTTCCTGTGCTAAAGAACGTCGCTTTCTACCTAAACAAAGTTATACTTGTTGCCTTGCAATGGATGGGGTTAAAACACTTTGTTCAGGCTTTGAAAAGTCGGAGAAG GTTAGGATTGAAGAACTAGTGACAGCCATGGGAGGTCATTTGCTAACCAGACATTCCATGGATGTGGATTTTGTAATTGTGAAGGATGTCACAGTTGCCAAATATAAA TGGGCTCTGAATATTTTGAAGAAGCCCATTGTCACCATGAAGTGGTTAGAGCAATGCTGGATTGAACATCGTGTTGTGCCTCATGAACCTTACAGGATTCTTCCCTTTACTGGGTTGAATATCTGTCTCACTAAACTGGATCCAG GTGAAAGGAAGGAATTGGAGAAAATGGTAGTGCAGAATGGCGGCCAGTTTTCTCCCTGTCTCACACGGAAGTGCACCCATTTAGTCGCAAAT AAACCTGGAGGTGACAAATATGTCGTGGCCCAAAAATGGGGCAATATCCACATTGTGAATCCAAGATGGGTTGAACAATCTGTTGCTCGAAGAG CTTGTCAAGATGAAAGTAGCTACCTCGTTTGTCAGAGTTCATCTGCTTTTAGTGGTTCAAAGAGTTCCTTTAAGGAGCAACAAAATCCAGAGATCAGTAGCGCAAGCGCAAGCTTTCAACCTGTTCCAGCAACATCAGTTGATGATTCAGTATCAATGTCACAATATTTGCCTGCTTCATTTGGTGATGCTGCACGGATCAGCATTGCCACACCTAGTGTCCAAGAGACAAATGAGATGCAAGTTGATAGTCGTGTTGCTGAGGACTCAGAGCCGGAAAATGATGATCTATATTTATCAAATTGCCGAATTGCTCTGGTGGGTTTTGAAGAGAAAGAGTTGTTAAGGCTCGTCATGATGATACGCAATGGAGGTGGATCCCGGCATATTTTGCTAAGTGAGAAGCTTACTCATATTGTTATTGGTACACCTTCAGATGA TGAAAAAAAGGAGGTAAGATGTCTGGCTGCATGGGGTGTAATAAATATAGTGAAAGTAACATGGTTAGAAGACTGCAATAGAGCAAAAAAGGAagtgaaagtatccccaatgcaTATAGCTACTGAGCTCCTCTTGAAGG GATTTTCACAAGTGAGCATGGAAAATTCTGCCGATACACGGGAAACTAAGGTTGGCAAAAGCTCAGGTGGGATTTTTCATGTTCCAACTGTCAATGACTTACATGACAAACATCACGAAAAAGATGTGTCATCTGAAAGAAAACCAAAAAGAGGCAAACATGAAAACAGTATAAGTAAAACCCGATCAGCAGCCAGGGCTGCAAAATTAAGTCAACAGAATGGAGTGGTCAATGTTAGTGAGCACCAGCCCCAATATCAAGTGACATCCACAATGAATTCTGGAAGCAGCAGATCAAATATATTCAAAGGGAGAACATTCAGTTTCTCAAATTCATTTTCTCATGACAAG AGACCTGAGGTTGTTGATTGGGTCAGAGATGGTGGAGGCGTTATGGTGGATGACATACAATCAACTGCTGTGGATTTCATAATTGAGTGCCATGGACAAAACAGCTTGCCTTGTGACTTCTCTCATTCCACTGTTGTTTCAACTCAGTGGATAAGATCATGTTTGGAG GAGAACTGCTTACAAGATGTCGGGAGTCATCCTATCTTCTCTCCTTTGCGCTGTCGCATCCCGTTCCCAGGATTCGAAAGCTTCCAATTCTGTATTTCACAATATGAAGAGAAAGAAAGACAGCTGCTGAAGAACTTGTGCTTTCTACTGGGCGCTAAGTTTACAGAAAAAGCATATAAGAGAGTAACCCATCTCATCTGCAAGTTTGCAAGTGGTCCTAAGTATGAGGTTTACACCAAAAGAGGAACTCCAACCATTACTTCCGAGTGGCTCTATGAGTGTGTAAAACAG GATAAACTTCTCCCTGTTGAGCACTTTCAGCCGAAACCAATTACATCACAGGATCAAGATGCTAATGCGTGCACTATCAGCCAATATTCCACACAGGCAACCAGATTTGGTTCCTCTGAGGTGCTTAGTGATTGTCAAGTAACAACAAACAATGCAACACACAATTCTG CTGGTGCTGGTATTTCTGCAGTTAATGAAGAAACAACTATGCCTGCTGTTAGTAGAAAGAGAAGAATATCTGTTCCTGTCAAGGTTAATGATACGTGCGGAAATATCGGAAGATCTGAGAAACACCTCGAGAATAGCTCTGGCCCTGATGTCGCAGATGCCATAGAGGTTCTATCATCGAAG ATTCAGGACGTGCAATCTCCCAGGAGC ATATTTGAACCTGACAATTCTGTTGTTCAAGAGCAGAAAGATACACACTCCTTTGGCATTTCAAGGAGCTGGTTGAACAT gCAACCGACGCAAGACAACACCCCTGGCACAAAGGTTAAAAACTTAAACTCCGCACCAGTCCCCTCCCCAGCTCCCATTACTTACTACCCTTTCAGTGAGACGCAGACAGAATCTCAG ATCGTTGGATACGAAGAAGATTTAACAGGCATGCAGAAGATCATAGACAGGGTTCGGTCTCAGAGCATTAATGTGACTCCGTCGAGTGAGATTCCTTAG